A single window of Paroedura picta isolate Pp20150507F chromosome 8, Ppicta_v3.0, whole genome shotgun sequence DNA harbors:
- the TCTN3 gene encoding tectonic-3, producing the protein MALEQLLILLLLLVSVLGMAETEKENDTLYSEEDPTNETRPSETPEVWQEDRAAHGMGSLSVCPCDLHPGFCDLNCCCDSRCGSGCSMGGSECPFSFCLPGSTRVVSRMCLQKSLIFRNNTPYFTEIVPDSSGCTFLFCVQLNNSKLNYFQKPQVITEENLPVLSAQYGRPSFILPEQTEPSPSTFYRVGDPIQIYFAASSVLNVLKQPASMFASKLCTDENPAGFLESKSTSCIRIITNLTSSCTTDPALNAASYYRDFSVLKVPVNLSVFQPLVVKIIPVSVPASPILIGRTCYNVVSEVIYEVEFNGIHGIQNISVQFQVDSIYGNPRSILQQRFSLNFLNRSPSFNKWRSGNPGYINGAPLVALYNGTQQYVTILQNQDNGQCSEKRYRILFRENVRTGCQFNASVKLEEANCSHLQKSIYQAFQGPHNPGRLAITGNADTSQPGEWNSIFIQRCIVQDRHCMIPISLEIQVIWAQVGLLSNPQAQVLGARYLYTCKSLQSLGTYMNILPLITTVAFTDVTKWPEPPRSQPRAYWKLPFDFFFPFKMALSGVGSGSGSQIGTLLVTLMLCGALVS; encoded by the exons GCTCTTTGTCAGTCTGCCCTTGTGACCTGCACCCAGGCTTCTGTGACCTCAACTGCTGCTGTGATTCAAGATGTGGCTCAGGATGCAGCATGGGGGGTTCTGAGTGCCCCTTCTCCTTCTGTCTTCCAGGCAGCACCAG GGTTGTAAGTCGGATGTGTTTACAGAAATCTCTCATTTTCCGAAATAACACCCCTTACTTCACTGAAATAGTTCCTGATTCTAGTGGATGTACGTTTCTCTTCTGTGTGCAGCTAAATAACT CAAAACTGAACTATTTCCAAAAGCCACAGGTGATTACAGAAGAAAACTTACCAGTACTGTCAGCACAATATGGAAGGCCATCATTCATTTTGCCAGAACAAACTGAGCCTTCCCCATCTACATTTTATCGG GTAGGGGATCCAATCCAGATTTACTTTGCTGCTTCATCCGTATTGAATGTACTCAAACAACCAGCAAGCATGTTTGCCAGCAAACTTTGCACTGATGAAAATCCTGCCG GTTTCCTGGAGAGTAAAAGCACAAGCTGCATTCGCATCATTACTAATCTGACGAGCAGCTGTAccactgatcctgcactgaatgCAGCTTCATACTACCGTGACTTCAGTGTGCTGAAG GTTCCAGTCAACTTGAGTGTATTTCAGCCCTTAGTG GTCAAGATCATTCCAGTCTCAGTGCCTGCATCTCCAATACTGATTGGCAGAACATGCTACAATGTTGTTTCTGAG GTGATCTATGAAGTGGAATTCAATGGGATCCATGGAATTCAGAATATTTCTGTCCAATTTCAAGTGGACAGCATATACGGAAACCCAAGGTCCATACTACAACAGCGTTTTTCTCTGAACTTTTTG AATAGAAGCCCTTCTTTTAACAAATGGAGAAGTGGGAATCCTGGATATATCAATGGAGCACCACTAGTAGCTTTATACAATGGCACTCAGCAATAT GTAACCATTTTGCAGAATCAAGATAATGGACAATGCTCGGAGAAGAGATACAGGATACTGTTTAGAGAGAACGTGAGGACTGGCTGCCAGTTCAA TGCATCTGTTAAGCTGGAAGAAGCAAATTGTAGTCACTTGCAGAAGAGTATATATCAAGCCTTCCAAGGGCCACATAACCCAGGGAGATTGGCCATAACTGGCAATGCTGATACAAGCCAGCCAGGAGAATGGAATAGCATCTTCATCCAAAGATGCATCGTGCAG GACAGGCATTGTATGATTCCTATTTCCCTGGAGATCCAAGTGATATGGGCCCAGGTAGGCCTCCTGTCTAACCCACAAGCTCAGGTTCTGGGAGCCCGATATCTGTATACGTGTAAGTCTCTGCAG TCCCTAGGCACGTATATGAACATTTTGCCACTGATCACTACAGTTGCCTTCACCGATGTCACCAAGTGGCCAGAGCCACCACGCAGCCAGCCCAGAGCCTACTGGAAACTTCCATTtgactttttcttccctttcaaaATGGCATTGAGTGGTGTGGGGAGCGGTTCAGGAAGCCAAATTGGCACCCTGCTGGTGACTTTAATGTTGTGTGGAGCGCTTGTCTCATGA